In Lathyrus oleraceus cultivar Zhongwan6 chromosome 2, CAAS_Psat_ZW6_1.0, whole genome shotgun sequence, the DNA window ACTTAATCAGTGTGAAATATTAATATTGCAAGGATATACCGTAAATGAAGAAGTTAGCAGCTCGTTGCTTTTATTGAAGTCAAGGATAGACACTGTAGAACCTGAAAGTGAAAAGAAAGCATTTCATGTGTAAAATTTTATATTATATAAATACTGATAAATATATTGAGTTAAATATAACAACTACCGGGCTTCAGTACACGTAATATTTCCTGCATGGCTTTACGCTTATCAACAACATTTCGAAGACCATATCCCATAGTGATTGCATCAAACCAACCATCATCAAATGGCAAGTCAAGAGCATCACCTTGAACCCACCTAGGTTGCAACAAATGATTAAGATCTCCGTACTATATTATCACCAATGATACTAAGATACAACTTGATCACAAGATTCCTCTTCACTATGATTACTATTTTAGCTTTATATCAGAGAACTTGGAGAGAAAAAATGAATGATTAAATATGGACAGGGCATATTTCTCTGTTAAAAGTACTTCCAGAATGTTATCTAATCTAATGTTAGCAAACTGCAAAAGTTACCCATGCTCACTCGATATTCTTGTGGCAGTTCTTTGAAAACGACCGTGATGAGGCAACCGTTAGCTGTTCCTTTGAGAAATCAAGACCAATCACCTGCCGCCCAAAAGATTCAAAAAACCATAATTTTACCATAAAAACTAGAGTAATTCTTATGTAAGCACGACGCCAATAATCATACATAACCAATTGAAAGCTCAAGCTAGTGTTAAATTAAGTCCATCAAGGAGTTGTTTTTTTGGATATCATGTTAATGTATCTTGAACATTTGAGTCATTGTAAATTGCTTAAATGCTgaataataaaaatgattaagAATAAAATGCATTGGCAAATTCAAGTGTCTTGCAGTTCAGTTTGTAGATTAGCCCCAATGCTATTTTCCCTAATAATTTTGTAACAATTCTATTTTTTTAAAATGGTTTTTATGAACATCTTTGTGAGGTCTGACAACGCAATGACAATGATTCAAAACTAGAAGGCTCCTAAGTAATCATGTGAAATGCATCCTAATGGAACTACAGATACAAATTTAAATGGAAGAAAAGAGGCTACTAAAACCTCAATAGCAATTTAACTGTAATTAGAGATTTTCCAAACATAAAATAGAGAAACATTTGAATTTCCAGTCTAATTATTTTTCTCCCCTAATACTTTTAATATTATAATGTCTTCATAGTTGGGGGAATAGGTGACATCACAACAACCTTGATTCCGAACTGAATGGCTCTTAGATACTATGTAAAAAGCATCCGAAAAGTGCATATTGCTCTAAAACTAGACATCTTCACCATGCAAGAAGTAGGATGAAAATCATTTGTTTATGATCATGATTTTGGCAAAATCAAAATTCTTAATCACTTACTCTCTTTTCTTATGTGAAAACTAGCGTTAGAGGACTATTGCCATGCAAACTGTCTTTGATTGATATACTTGATAATTGATAATGAATATGCAAACCATATTGAGGAATTCCAAAGTATCCTGAAGTGGATTTACAGGCACCCTAATGTAGCAAGTTTAGagaaatgaatggatgaaaatCGATCCTATAACTTAGAGTAATTGTGTAATTATCCCTCTTACAAGATCTTCTTTATCTAGAAAAATAAAATCTATGCGGACAATTAGTGAAATTATATCTAATCAGTAACAATAAATTCACTAGCAAGTGTAGAATACTTACAAAGTCCTGGTAAGTTGTGTAGGGATATCAGTTGCAGGGTGCGGGTTAGAATATGCGATATTCCACTTGTTCACCTTTAGACTATGTTTGGATTGATAGAATGGAGCGGAATGGTAGAAACTTATTTTCCATTGTTTGGATTAGTTAAAAAAAGGATGGAATGAAACGGAATATGATGGAATGTATTCCATTCCATCacttttcttccttttttttacCTCCAATTTAGGTGGAATGAAAAAATTGGTCTATTTCATCATGAAATACCCCAATAATGGAATTCCATTTTTACTCATCTCCACGTCATTCCGCTCCATTAGTTTTGCAATATTCAAACATAGTCTTAAAGATGAATTTCAGCCACTATGCTActttgaaaaaaataaaataaaatataaattcACCGGAGAGAAAGATTGAGAGAAGACCTTGCCATGGGAGGCAACATTGTTGGACAAGAGAAATGCTAAATCACCACTTCCACAGCATACATCCAACACACGGTCCCCCATTTTTGCTCTGTTCCCAAATTCACACAAAAACAATGaaattaaaaatagaaaatagtAGTAATATTTTGAAGGAAATGAAGTGAATACGTACCCAGTCCAGGAAACTGCCATTCGCTTCCAAATCCGGTGCTGGCCCAAGCTCAGTAAATCATTCAGCTGCACAAAAGATAGAAAGAAAGGTGAGGAAGACAGGAGAAGACAAGGGAGAGGAGAAGAGCAGCGTACGTTATCATAGACAGGAGCGATGCGGTTAAACAGAGCCTGACGGTCGTTGGCGCAGCGAATGGATGTTGGTCGGAATGTGGAGGAAGGATAAGGAGCAAGCGCCGTCAGCATCTCTGTAGCAACACAACACAACACAGCCCAGCCGTGACTTGTCAAGTACCGGACATTTGAATACAAGTATTTTTTAGGAAGGGTATATATTTAGCTAAGTTACCGTTTTTAATTGCCCGGgtaataaattaataattttaaataatttttttaaaaaaaattataaagaAATTAACTaatataaatttaaaaataaattatttgcGCTTTTGTATGTTATATATACACTCAAAGTTGTTAAATATGCAATTCTTTGTGTTAAGTATGCTTGTAAGATGTAGTATTCGACAGACTCGAAGTCGAATGTATTCAATAGAATAATGATCGAATATAATTTGTAATAGTTGAATTTGCATGTATTCCAGAGCAAGTTGAATCCAACTTTTAATAGACGGAGGTGCATGTATTCGATTGAGTCAAATGCAACTAGTCGAAGTTAGTTAGTTTGAGATTATTTGATGTGCAAGTAATCTTAATCTAAATAGAGAGGTACCCTGCATTTGTAATAAGAGATGAGACAGAGACAATTCACAATTGTGAATTCAGAAAGGGAGAAACTTTATATTCAGTAGAATAAAAAACTATATCTTTTCTCTTCTCTTAAACCTTAATTTTCTATCTTCTCTTCCCCTTTTCTTTCTAAcaaattttatttcttttttaaatCATTGTGTGAGGGTATCATCTTGCAATCAATGTATGGTTGAATCACTCGAGTGAAAAGTGAAGAACAAAAATCTTAAATCAATTGAAAAAGCGATTGAATCTTATTCTATCAAGATCAATTCAAACATCTGGTATTTAGAGTGTTGGTTGCGATTCTTGGGAAGCATAGAACAATTACCTCTCATCCGAATGGGAATTTTACAATAAATCTTCTCATCTTAAATGGCAAGAATTATGATAGTTTTTGTAAGCAGATGAAAGTCGTCTTCTGCTATCAAGAcgtttgggatcttgtgaagaaTGGAGTAACACCAATTTGAGAAATGCCACAGATGAATAGAAGACTTCACATAAAGGtttgaagaagaaagattataaatctTTCTTTATAATCCATATATGTGTTGATCCagacaactttgagaaagttggtgatgTAGACTCATCCAAGAAAGCATGGGATATCCTAGAGAAATTTTTTGGAGGTGTTGAGAAGGTGAAAaaggtgaggttacaaactcacaaaagaacgtatgagTTATTTCAGATGGAAGAAAGTGAAAGTGTGACTGATTTCTTCACTAGAGTAACAAGACCGATGAATCAAATCAGGATGTATGAAAAAGTGTTGACAACAACATCGATATCgcaaagatcttgaggtcattgcTTCCAAAATTCAATCATGTAATTGTAGCCATAAAAGAATCGAAGGATTTGTCAAGCATGACAAAAGAAaagcttcaagggacgcttgaacCTCATGAACAAAGAATTGTTGAAAGTAAGTTTCTTAGTGTGAAGACAAGCTTCTCAAagtgttttgatgaagacatgcTCAACATATATGCATTGCAAAAAGAATGATTCAAGACTCAACCTCAAGTGTTTCCTTTCAAAGTATTTCAAAGTCTTGAAGATTGCTATTGATTCGATCAAAGTGCTAAGGTATTAAGTTCTCATTCTCTCTATGATAAGTCAAGTGTTATAGTTTTTATCATTCATTCATGTGTTGGCTGCTTAGGTCTCTTAAATTTTTATCTTGTAGCAGTCACCTTCATTTATAATTGCATTCTACCATTCTGCTGTGTGGTAATAGGTTATCAACATTAAGTAATCGATTACCAGCTATGTGTGCTGCTGTGCAAGGCAAGTTTTACAGCAAGTAATCGATTACACCCCTTTTGGTAATCGATTATACAGTGTAGTTTTTCAAATATTATAACGTTGGCTCAagtgtaaccgattacaccatattgggtaatcgattaccattgAACCAGTGGTAGAAAACATTGCATTTTTTCATGAAAATGTTCTATGGAGTGTGTTCTTGAACCATGACATCCTTTCATGTATCATAACCATTTAGAGAGGTATCTAAGGGTTATATATAACACTTTTCTGCAGAATTTGAACACACCTCCTTTATCacaaaatattttcaaacaatctTCTTCATTCATCTTTTCAAATTTATTTCAAGTGTTCTTGATCAAAATTTTCTAGTGAAACTATTTACAGAATTTTCATAAATATTCATATAGTTTCATCCATATCATTAGAGCAATTGTTTGTCATAAAGAAGTTTGATTACTTTAaagaagaagatcaatcaatagATTGATAGATTACTTTCACTTGTCAAAAACTTGTAAAAAATTCATATTGTTGCTTTatccttgttgtccaggattgttggaaacaagaggTTCATTAAAAGGGAGAATTATTCTCTTTTTGAACTTAGTGAAAtatccaagaggattgttcttggtgtgatTGTTAGTGTCTTAATTGAAAGACTAGGAAGAGTCTTGTAAAAGTCCTAAcaatagtaaaatctctttcatgttgaaaggggactggagtactctcgatctgtaAGGGGAACCAGAATATCTCTTCGTGTTCTTTACCTTTCCGCACTTTACCGTTCATCGCTTAACATGACCAGAAAAGAAAGAATAAAGTTTTTCATAAACCGAAAAAAGTTTCAAAGaacctaattcaccccctcttAGGCGTTACTAAACTGACACTTAGGTCATGTGATTTCTAGTAGAGGTATTATTGTTGAACCGTCAAAGGTTGATGTTGTGTTGTAATGGAAAACTTTGAAGTCTGTCACTGAGATCATAAGTTTTCTAGGTTTGGCCGATTACTGCAAAAGGTTTATTGAAGGCTTTTTAAAGTAGGCGATGCCTTTGACTCAGTTAACTCGAAAGGGTGACGCATATGTGTGGGATGCTTTATGTGAAGAGAGCTTTAtagaactcaagaagaagttgatgtCTGCTCCAGTATTGATTTTGTCGAATCCAGGTGAGTATTTTGTTGAGTATTGTGATGCTTCAATGATGGGTCTGGGTGGTGTGCTAATGCATAATAGACAGATTATGGCTTACGCTTCTAGATAGTTGAAggttcatgagaagaattatcctacgcatgattTGGAATTATCCGCCGTAGTATTTATACTCAAGATTTGGAGGTATTACCTGTttggttccagatttgaagtgttcagtgatcacagGAGTTTGAAGTACTTATTCAATaagaaagagttgaatatgagacagaggaaGTGGCTCGAAATTCTGAAGGActatgattttggtttgaattaccatcaTGGTAAAGTCAATGTCGTATCGGGTGCTTTAAGTATAAAGTCATTTCATATGTCGATGCTTATGATTCGAGAGTTGGAGTTGATTGAACAATTCCGAGGTTTAAGTTTAGTATGTGAAAAGACTCGTAATAGTGTGAAGTTAGGCATGTTGAAGTTGACCAGCGGTATTCTTAAAGAGATCAGAGAAGGTCAGAAGATCGAATTAGGATTGGTTGAACGGTTAGTGTCATtaatcaaggtcaaggtggtgatTTCAGAATAGACGAGAATGGTGTGATAAGATTCAAAGATAGAGTTTGTGTATCAGATGTGCctgaacttaagaagagtattcttgataAAGGTCACAGAAGTGGCTTGAGTAATCATCCCGGTGCTACTAACATGTATCAAGACTCGAtgaagatgttttggtggccaggaatgaagaagGAGACTGATGAGTTTgtgtatgcttgtttgacttgccagaagtcaaagattgagcacCAAAGTTGTTGGGTTTGATGTAGCCATTGTCTATCTTtgaatggaagtgggataatATGTTGATGGACTTCGTGTCTGGTTTGCCGAAGAGTGAAGAATTGTGATATCATTTGGGTTATTGTGGATAGGTTGACCAAGTCGACTCACTTCATTCCGATTCCACTTAATTATCCGTTGGAGAAACTAGTAGAGCTGTATATGGAGAAGATTGTTAGTTTGCATGGGATTTCATCCAGTATAGTATCTGACCGAGATATGAGGTTTACGTCGAGGTTCTAGGAGAGTTTGCAAAAAGCTTTGGGTACGAAGCTGCGTTTGAGTTCGGCTTATCATCCGCAGACCGATGGTAAGATAGAGAGGACTACCCAATCCCTAGAAGACTTGTTGAAGACTTGTGTATTAGAATAATGATGGTCTTGGGATAACTTTTTACCGTTGATcgagtttacctacaacaacaCTTTCCATTCGAGCATTGGAATGACGTCATTTAAGGCATTGTATGGTAAAAAGGTGTAAGACACCATTATGTTGGTATGAGTCGGGATAGGGTGTTGTCATTGGATCAGAGATTGTCCAACCAACCACGGAAAAGATCAAAGTGATCAAAGAGAAGATGGGAGTTTCGCAAAGTCTCTAGAAGAGTTATCGTGATAAAAGAATGAAGacacttgagtttcaagagggggTCACATGTTTTTGAGAGTTACTCTGGTAAAGGGTGTTGGTCAAGCTTTGAAGTCTCGAAATCTCACTTTGCATTTCATTAGTCTATACCATATTTTATAGAGGATAAGAGAAGTTGGCATATCAGATTGCTTTAATGTCGTTgcttgctaatcttcatgatgtgtttcatgtgtctcaattgaggagatacattctggatgaaggagaagagcgatccaaaatgcagcggaatttaaaattcctcctttagtgatccttacgaatgggcatgatcagtgatagaatcattacctcttgtggcgattgtaacctttgatgcagatctacggagcgatcacgaacgctgaacgatgacaacacctctactcaatccacacgaacggattccttcaatctcagtgctatCTGCTACGAATGAAGtctttgagtgagagagagagaaacgaaattgcaactgcacaaatgcttctacacaagggttctatttatagaaccacttgtgtgggctgcaagctaaaaaacccactcaagtgtatgtggcccatatcttataatatgccaaaatcacttaagcgcgtggtaccttaccatatttcgtattctcCTTTAGTAaaccataccttacgatgttctacaattcacttaagtgcaccgtacattacggtattccttagttactctatctctcatcaatccgtccttttgtgtgtgaccctgtaggttttcgcggtattggcaattatgttaaatcacgtatttaacataacaaacagtgagcggtatctagcaacacatcactgctacccaagacacgaaaatgtcatgtgatatgacaaatccttttgtgataatacttatgtgtacaattactcttttgcccttatgtctatattgaacacaaggcatagaccgtgccatccttgtccagttcaatattgggcccataaacatttattctgttacgcaggatgggcaaactccatctaggtcactcatgtcccttagcatgcttcgtggagtacccatcaactgtctttatggttatccagttacggacaatgtttgatcaacaataaggcactcgactctacatctagaatccgtagtggtttcaggtcgaagggtggtatacaccattaccaccatgagaataacttatgacactttgcataacattctatatagtattctcatagcgggtcaatccagtataaatattactcttaatattcatacctatgtttaagacttgataactccttatcgatgatccatgagatgtgatcatcagtctatatacataatagtcttaatgctttaatattatcccacttcacaataaagcttgactatggatactttaagaataatgtccttatgtttaatgtgatctcatgattaagtcacacttgatacattaaatggactatctattctagggaatttattagacaaacataataaagaaaaagccttttattattaataaataattcgatacaagtaccaaaagtattggcctctagggcttaaaccaacaatctcccactagcatTAGAGCaaatcaggcatacccctaatgcccatagatctagtatgaccatcatgcttctgctgtgcaagaggctttgtcagtgggtcagcaatattgtcaagtgtaggtactctgcatattttcacatctcctttatctattatctctcgaatgaggtgataacgcctaagtatgtgtttggatcgttggtgagatctaggctccttagcttgtgcgatacaccattgttatcataatagagaccaatgggatccacaatgctgggaactatgccaagttcactaatgaactttttgatccaaacaacttcctttgctgcacttgaggcaacaatatactcggcctcggttgtagaatcagcaactgtatcttgctttgaacttttccagctcacagtgccaccatttaagcaaaacacataaccagattgcaatctaaagtcatctttatctgtctggaagctagcatcggtgtatccaattacagcaagctcttcctgacctccatatatcaagaatgagtccttagtccttctcaaatacttaaggatattcttgacagctacccaatgagcatcaccgggatcagattggtacctactcgttgcacttaaagcatacgagacatctggttgagtacataacatggcatacatgatagatcctattgcagatgcatatggaatctaattcatgtgatccctttcttccttagttgaaggggattgtgtttttgatagacacaagccatgttgcataggtatgaatcctttcttggaatcatacatattaaagcgtctcaacactttgtctatgtacgtactctgacttaggccaagcagtttttacgatctatctctatagattctgattcctaatatataggttgcttcacctaggtccttcatagaaaagcatttccccaaccaagaatttacttgttgcagggtagggacatcgtttccaatgagtaatatgtcatctacatataataccaggaaaacgatcatgctcccactaaccttcttgtagacacaaggcttatcttctttcttgatgaatccatattgttttactgtttcatcaaaatgaagattccagtttctggaagcttgcttcaatccatagattgatctttgtaacttacatatcttttaggcttcttctggtatgtcaaatccttcaggttgtgtcatgtacacatcctcaagaagattcctATTAAGGAAAGCggttttgacatccatctgccatatttcataatcatgatatgcagcgatagcaagtaaaatccgaacagatttaagcattgcaactggtgaaaaggtttcatcatagtcaaccccatgaatttgtttatatccttttgcaa includes these proteins:
- the LOC127119279 gene encoding 2-phytyl-1,4-beta-naphthoquinone methyltransferase, chloroplastic; its protein translation is MLTALAPYPSSTFRPTSIRCANDRQALFNRIAPVYDNLNDLLSLGQHRIWKRMAVSWTGAKMGDRVLDVCCGSGDLAFLLSNNVASHGKVIGLDFSKEQLTVASSRSFSKNCHKNIEWVQGDALDLPFDDGWFDAITMGYGLRNVVDKRKAMQEILRVLKPGSTVSILDFNKSNELLTSSFTEWMIDNVVVPVASVYGLSEDYKYLKSSIREFLTGKELEKLALEVGFSTARHYEIGGGLMGCLVAKH